A window of Rubricoccus marinus contains these coding sequences:
- the acs gene encoding acetate--CoA ligase, whose amino-acid sequence MSDAPDIYPPSQEFAARAHIGSMAEYEEMYARSVEDNEGFWREQAERIDWFEPFTTVKDVSYASDDVHIRWYTGGKTNACYNALDRHVDAGKGDKTAFIFEPDDPNTQEARHISYAEALRETKTMACVLTNHGVKKGDRVTIYMPMIPEAAYAMLACARIGAVFSVIFGGFSPEAIAGRIRDADSDFVITADQGRRGGKTIALKANVDAALQKTDADGPTVRHVLVVKNTGGNIQWHESRDVWLHDATPEAQTTEASGGCPCAHMDAEDPLFILYTSGSTGTPKGVVHTTGGYCVYTSMTHEYVFDLHEDDVFWCTADVGWITGHSYIVFGPLINGCTQVFFEGIPTFPDAGRFWDVVDKHGVTIFYTAPTAIRALMAQGDALVTRASRASLRLLGTVGEPINPEAWRWYHETVGDGRCPIVDTWWQTETGGIMLTPLPGAVPQKPGSATLPFFGIQPQVLEAASGEVLDGPTEGILVIADSWPSQARTVYGNHERFVNTYFTAYEGKYFTGDGCRRDEDGYYWITGRVDDVINVSGHRMGTAEVESALVLHEAVAEAAVVGIPHDIKGQSIYAYVSLGEGYTPNEDLRAELRQHVRTVIGPIATPEFLQFAIAGLPKTRSGKIMRRILRKIATNEHDALGDTSTLADAEVVDKLITGRRNRPEVDDGDYMG is encoded by the coding sequence GTGTCCGACGCCCCCGACATCTACCCGCCGTCCCAAGAGTTCGCCGCCCGCGCCCACATCGGCAGCATGGCCGAGTACGAGGAGATGTACGCCCGCTCCGTAGAGGACAACGAGGGCTTCTGGCGCGAGCAGGCCGAGCGCATCGACTGGTTTGAGCCGTTCACGACCGTCAAGGACGTGAGCTACGCGAGTGACGACGTGCACATCCGCTGGTACACCGGCGGCAAGACGAACGCGTGCTACAACGCGCTCGACCGCCACGTGGACGCCGGGAAGGGCGACAAGACGGCGTTCATCTTCGAGCCCGACGACCCGAACACGCAAGAGGCCCGCCACATCTCGTACGCCGAGGCGCTACGCGAGACCAAGACGATGGCCTGCGTTCTCACGAACCACGGCGTCAAAAAGGGCGACCGCGTCACCATCTACATGCCGATGATCCCGGAGGCGGCCTACGCCATGCTCGCGTGTGCGCGCATCGGGGCGGTCTTCTCGGTCATCTTCGGCGGCTTCTCGCCAGAGGCCATCGCGGGTCGCATTCGCGACGCGGACTCGGACTTCGTCATCACGGCCGATCAGGGGCGCCGCGGCGGCAAGACCATTGCGCTCAAGGCCAACGTGGACGCCGCGCTGCAAAAGACCGACGCCGACGGGCCGACCGTCCGCCACGTCCTCGTGGTGAAAAACACCGGCGGCAACATCCAGTGGCACGAGAGCCGCGACGTGTGGCTCCACGACGCCACGCCAGAGGCACAGACCACCGAGGCCTCTGGCGGCTGCCCGTGCGCGCACATGGACGCCGAGGACCCACTGTTCATCCTCTACACGAGTGGCAGCACCGGCACGCCCAAGGGCGTCGTCCACACGACGGGCGGCTACTGCGTCTACACGTCGATGACACACGAATACGTCTTCGACCTCCACGAGGACGACGTCTTCTGGTGCACCGCCGACGTGGGCTGGATCACCGGCCACAGCTACATCGTGTTCGGCCCGCTTATCAACGGCTGCACGCAGGTCTTCTTCGAGGGCATCCCCACCTTCCCCGACGCCGGGCGCTTCTGGGACGTCGTCGACAAGCACGGCGTCACCATCTTCTACACCGCGCCGACGGCCATCCGCGCGCTCATGGCGCAGGGCGACGCGCTCGTCACGCGGGCCTCTCGCGCGAGCCTCCGCCTTCTCGGGACGGTCGGCGAGCCCATCAACCCGGAGGCGTGGCGCTGGTACCACGAAACCGTCGGCGACGGGCGCTGCCCCATCGTAGACACGTGGTGGCAGACCGAGACCGGCGGCATCATGCTCACGCCGCTCCCCGGCGCGGTCCCGCAGAAGCCGGGCAGCGCGACGCTCCCGTTTTTCGGCATCCAGCCCCAGGTCTTGGAAGCGGCCTCTGGCGAGGTCCTCGACGGCCCGACCGAGGGCATTCTGGTCATCGCGGACTCCTGGCCCAGTCAGGCGCGGACGGTCTACGGCAACCACGAGCGCTTCGTCAACACCTACTTCACCGCCTACGAGGGCAAGTACTTCACCGGCGACGGGTGCCGGCGCGACGAGGACGGCTACTACTGGATTACGGGCCGCGTGGACGACGTGATCAACGTCTCTGGTCACCGCATGGGCACGGCCGAGGTCGAGAGCGCGCTCGTTTTGCACGAGGCCGTCGCGGAGGCCGCGGTCGTCGGCATTCCGCACGACATCAAGGGGCAGAGCATCTACGCCTACGTCTCGCTCGGCGAGGGCTACACGCCCAACGAGGACCTCCGCGCCGAGCTTCGCCAGCACGTCCGCACCGTTATCGGCCCCATCGCGACGCCGGAGTTTCTCCAGTTCGCGATTGCGGGCCTGCCCAAGACGCGCTCAGGCAAAATCATGCGCCGCATCCTCCGCAAGATTGCCACCAACGAGCACGACGCGCTCGGCGACACGTCCACGCTCGCGGACGCGGAGGTCGTCGACAAGCTCATCACCGGCCGCCGCAACCGCCCCGAGGTGGACGACGGCGACTACATGGGCTGA
- a CDS encoding aldehyde dehydrogenase family protein yields MLYERPPFKDRYPNFIGGEYAEPVDGQYFDNPSPIDGKTFCQVARSNEKDVDNAVEAAQKAFDETWKHTSVTERANMLLKIAQITEDNLEHLALVDTIDNGKPIRETLAADLPLVVDHYRYFASVIRAQEGGISELDETTVSIQLHEPLGVVGQIIPWNFPLLMAAWKLAPALAAGNCVVLKPAEQTPVSIMEWIELIKDVLPAGVLNVVHGFGPEAGKPLAQHEGIKKIAFTGETTTGRLIMQYASENLIPMTLELGGKSPNVFFESVMDEDDAFFDKCLEGAAMFALNQGEVCTCPSRILVQESIADKFIERLVERVNKIKVGNPLDSDTMVGAQASNDQYEKIQKYIKIGREEGAEVLAGGAVASNGEPVMAVAGNDSTNAPNSAATPTPETPAHAGAPVSGDGAGSASGDGYAGVPDGGFYIQPTIFKGDNSMRVFQEEIFGPVVSVTTFKDEAEAIEIANETLYGLGAGVWTRDAHQLYQVPRAIESGRVWVNCYHLYPAHAAFGGYKKSGIGRENHKMMLSHYQQTKNMLVSYSKDALGFF; encoded by the coding sequence ATGCTGTACGAGCGCCCCCCCTTTAAAGATCGGTATCCCAACTTCATCGGCGGTGAGTACGCCGAACCTGTGGACGGTCAGTACTTCGACAACCCGTCCCCCATCGACGGGAAGACGTTCTGCCAGGTCGCCCGGTCGAACGAGAAGGACGTAGACAACGCCGTCGAGGCCGCGCAGAAGGCGTTCGACGAGACGTGGAAGCACACGTCGGTCACCGAGCGCGCCAACATGCTCCTCAAGATCGCGCAGATCACCGAGGACAACCTGGAGCACCTCGCACTCGTGGACACGATTGACAACGGCAAACCAATCCGCGAGACGCTCGCGGCCGACCTCCCGCTCGTCGTGGATCACTACCGCTACTTCGCGTCGGTCATCCGCGCCCAGGAAGGCGGCATTAGCGAGTTAGACGAGACGACGGTCAGCATCCAGTTGCACGAGCCGCTCGGCGTCGTGGGTCAGATCATCCCGTGGAACTTCCCGCTGCTCATGGCGGCCTGGAAGCTGGCGCCCGCCCTCGCGGCCGGCAACTGCGTGGTCCTCAAGCCCGCCGAGCAGACGCCGGTGAGCATCATGGAGTGGATCGAGCTCATCAAGGACGTGCTCCCTGCCGGCGTGCTCAACGTGGTCCACGGATTCGGCCCCGAGGCCGGCAAGCCTCTGGCGCAGCACGAGGGCATCAAGAAAATCGCCTTTACCGGCGAGACCACGACCGGCCGCCTCATCATGCAGTACGCGTCCGAGAACCTGATCCCGATGACGCTGGAGCTAGGCGGCAAGAGCCCCAACGTGTTCTTTGAGTCCGTCATGGACGAGGACGACGCCTTTTTCGACAAGTGCCTGGAAGGCGCCGCGATGTTCGCGCTCAACCAGGGCGAGGTCTGCACCTGCCCGAGCCGCATCCTGGTTCAGGAGTCCATCGCCGACAAGTTCATCGAGCGACTCGTCGAGCGCGTGAACAAGATCAAGGTGGGCAACCCGCTGGACTCCGACACGATGGTCGGCGCGCAGGCGTCCAACGACCAGTACGAGAAGATCCAGAAGTACATCAAGATCGGCCGCGAGGAAGGCGCCGAGGTTCTGGCCGGCGGCGCGGTCGCGTCCAACGGCGAGCCCGTCATGGCCGTCGCCGGCAACGACTCCACCAACGCGCCCAACAGCGCGGCCACGCCCACGCCCGAGACCCCGGCCCACGCCGGCGCCCCCGTCTCGGGGGACGGGGCAGGCTCCGCCTCTGGCGACGGCTACGCGGGCGTCCCGGACGGCGGCTTCTACATCCAGCCGACCATCTTCAAAGGCGACAACTCGATGCGCGTCTTCCAGGAAGAGATTTTTGGGCCGGTCGTGAGTGTCACCACGTTCAAGGACGAGGCCGAGGCCATCGAGATCGCGAACGAGACTCTTTACGGCCTGGGTGCCGGCGTCTGGACGCGCGACGCGCACCAGCTCTACCAAGTGCCGCGCGCCATCGAGAGCGGCCGCGTGTGGGTCAACTGCTACCACCTCTACCCGGCGCACGCCGCGTTCGGTGGCTACAAGAAGTCCGGCATCGGGCGCGAGAACCACAAGATGATGCTCTCGCACTACCAGCAGACCAAGAACATGCTGGTGTCGTACTCGAAGGACGCCCTCGGCTTTTTCTAG
- a CDS encoding helix-turn-helix domain-containing protein, whose product MELRSFTDHLARIAQEAPAQDLVENKVTFGAEGAAFSVYDTVRPAERVPLAADNPLYCGMVTGKKVVHTARGAAIPFLPLESLVVPTGHTIEIDFPDASDAAPTKCLTIEIDRARVRRVAERLNEAAPRAEASGEWTYDDDAVCHFMNTPGIEHTVHQLVGLFMEDAPDKDLLIDLGVQELVVRMLRVEARKLLLEESVLRASRHGLAAAAEMAKRRLHEPLRVSDLAEAACMSEPSFYRAFRNEFGITPVAYLTRLRVDRAQRLLANPARSVTDVAAAVGFNSVSHFIRVYREHVGETPKQDQLARAAA is encoded by the coding sequence ATGGAGCTCAGATCGTTCACGGACCACCTCGCGCGGATCGCGCAAGAGGCCCCCGCACAGGATCTCGTCGAGAACAAGGTGACGTTCGGCGCCGAGGGCGCCGCCTTCTCCGTGTACGACACCGTGCGGCCCGCCGAGCGCGTGCCTCTGGCGGCCGACAACCCGCTCTACTGCGGCATGGTGACGGGCAAAAAGGTGGTGCACACCGCCAGAGGCGCGGCGATTCCGTTTTTGCCGCTGGAATCCCTCGTGGTCCCGACCGGCCACACCATCGAGATCGACTTCCCGGACGCGAGCGACGCGGCGCCGACAAAGTGCCTCACGATCGAGATCGACCGGGCGCGCGTTCGGCGCGTGGCGGAGCGGCTCAACGAGGCGGCGCCCCGCGCCGAGGCCTCTGGCGAGTGGACATACGACGACGACGCCGTGTGCCACTTTATGAACACGCCCGGCATCGAGCACACCGTGCACCAGTTGGTGGGGCTGTTCATGGAGGACGCGCCGGACAAAGACCTCTTGATCGACCTGGGAGTGCAGGAACTGGTGGTGCGGATGCTCCGGGTTGAGGCGCGCAAGCTGCTCTTGGAGGAGAGCGTTCTTCGCGCGTCGCGCCACGGCCTGGCGGCGGCGGCGGAGATGGCGAAGCGGCGCTTGCACGAGCCGCTGCGGGTTTCGGACTTGGCCGAGGCGGCGTGCATGAGCGAGCCGTCGTTCTATCGCGCCTTCCGCAACGAGTTCGGAATTACGCCGGTGGCCTACCTCACGCGGCTGCGCGTGGACCGGGCGCAGCGGCTACTGGCGAACCCCGCGCGGAGCGTGACGGACGTGGCGGCGGCGGTCGGGTTCAACTCCGTCAGCCACTTTATCCGCGTCTACCGCGAGCACGTGGGCGAGACGCCCAAGCAAGACCAGCTCGCCCGCGCGGCGGCGTAG
- a CDS encoding DUF3224 domain-containing protein, translating into MTVVSTFDVTGWDATPTDTPEAGPDLSRVALTKTFAGDFEGTSSGEGLFCGMGAPEAGAGYLVSERLAGRIGEREGTFVIQHGGLMGPEVAPHTFGNIVPGSGTGALAGIAGTVQIAQADGTHTMTLEVTLPPEA; encoded by the coding sequence ATGACCGTCGTCTCCACCTTCGATGTCACCGGCTGGGACGCCACGCCGACCGACACGCCAGAGGCGGGGCCGGACCTGAGCCGCGTCGCGCTCACCAAGACGTTCGCGGGGGACTTCGAGGGCACGTCCTCCGGCGAAGGCTTGTTCTGCGGCATGGGCGCGCCAGAGGCGGGCGCGGGCTACCTCGTGAGTGAGCGGCTTGCGGGCCGCATCGGAGAGCGCGAGGGGACGTTCGTGATCCAGCATGGCGGTCTGATGGGGCCGGAGGTCGCGCCGCACACGTTCGGAAACATCGTGCCGGGTTCGGGGACGGGCGCGCTGGCGGGAATCGCGGGCACGGTCCAGATCGCGCAGGCGGACGGGACGCACACGATGACACTGGAAGTCACGCTCCCGCCAGAGGCGTAG
- a CDS encoding GGDEF domain-containing protein translates to MWISAALGVGIAALGTHVEVVAQGGHGIAAWAAAQAETPHLWALDALPFVFGMAAFGLRARSRAFRGHALWSLTAALVLVSVSAFAYALEEERRAGAHLTAVNESGSLRYRSLHVPALIREGQPWEAARDNFEAVLQRLTTRYPQAGVGVEARWQVYDQSLRETGTVDFQAVEALRLAADRMTAAIEAEGRVHSDRAALGFVVGLLGMMVSLGVGIAMLNRMGRIQRSLAKSERQFRATLDNAPIGMAIVSLEGRFVSVNRALCEMLGYDEADLMAADFQTITHPGDLNADLEKVQGLIDGRETSYRMEKRYVDARGETVWAQLDVSIIRDEAGRPVHFISQIQDVTQARASTLQLQYLATHDALTGLAKRAVLAERVQDAIDLRARTPSHSYAVLFIDLDSFKEVNDTYGHAIGDELLAMLAKRILRCVRETDVVARVGGDEFAVLLNGMVAEGTAVEMAERIQGALASPFALTGGLQLFSGASIGVALGADAYRSYEDVLHDADHAMYASKERRKGGVAVYSGSDSGLAAV, encoded by the coding sequence GTGTGGATAAGCGCTGCGCTCGGGGTGGGGATTGCGGCTCTTGGTACTCACGTGGAGGTTGTGGCGCAGGGAGGTCACGGCATCGCGGCGTGGGCGGCGGCACAGGCCGAAACCCCGCACTTGTGGGCGCTGGACGCGCTGCCTTTCGTGTTCGGGATGGCCGCGTTTGGGCTCCGCGCGCGGAGCCGTGCGTTCCGAGGGCACGCGCTCTGGTCGCTGACCGCCGCCTTGGTGCTCGTCTCCGTCTCCGCGTTCGCGTACGCGCTGGAAGAGGAGCGGCGGGCGGGCGCGCACCTGACCGCCGTCAACGAAAGCGGGTCCCTGCGGTACCGGAGCCTCCACGTCCCCGCGCTGATCCGCGAAGGGCAACCGTGGGAAGCCGCGCGGGACAACTTTGAAGCCGTGCTGCAGCGGCTCACCACGCGCTATCCCCAGGCAGGCGTGGGGGTAGAGGCCCGGTGGCAGGTGTATGACCAGAGCCTCCGCGAGACCGGGACGGTGGACTTCCAGGCCGTAGAGGCGCTCCGGTTGGCCGCCGACCGAATGACGGCGGCCATCGAGGCCGAAGGGCGCGTTCACTCGGACCGCGCCGCGCTCGGGTTCGTGGTGGGCCTGCTCGGCATGATGGTGTCCCTGGGGGTGGGCATCGCGATGCTGAACCGGATGGGCCGGATCCAGCGCAGCCTGGCCAAGAGCGAGCGGCAGTTCCGCGCCACGCTGGACAACGCGCCCATCGGCATGGCGATCGTGTCTCTGGAGGGCCGCTTTGTCAGCGTCAACCGGGCGCTCTGCGAGATGCTCGGCTACGACGAAGCGGACCTGATGGCCGCCGACTTTCAGACCATCACGCACCCGGGCGACCTGAACGCGGACCTCGAAAAGGTCCAGGGCCTTATCGACGGGCGCGAGACCTCGTACCGGATGGAAAAGCGGTACGTCGACGCCAGAGGCGAGACGGTCTGGGCCCAGTTGGACGTCTCCATCATCCGCGACGAGGCCGGGCGGCCCGTTCACTTCATCTCGCAGATCCAGGACGTCACGCAGGCCCGCGCCTCGACGCTCCAACTCCAGTACCTCGCCACGCACGACGCGCTTACGGGCCTGGCCAAGCGCGCCGTCCTCGCAGAGCGTGTCCAGGACGCCATCGATCTCCGCGCGCGCACGCCGTCGCACAGCTACGCGGTCCTCTTTATCGACCTCGACTCGTTCAAGGAGGTCAACGACACGTACGGCCACGCCATCGGGGACGAGCTTCTGGCGATGCTCGCCAAGCGGATTCTGAGGTGCGTGCGCGAGACCGACGTGGTGGCGCGCGTCGGCGGCGACGAGTTCGCCGTGCTGCTCAACGGAATGGTAGCGGAGGGGACGGCGGTGGAAATGGCGGAGCGGATTCAGGGCGCCCTCGCGTCCCCCTTCGCGCTGACCGGCGGACTGCAGTTGTTCTCCGGCGCCAGCATCGGGGTCGCGCTCGGCGCCGACGCCTACCGCTCCTACGAGGACGTCCTCCACGACGCCGACCACGCGATGTACGCCTCGAAGGAGCGGCGGAAAGGCGGGGTCGCGGTTTACTCCGGGAGCGACTCGGGCCTCGCCGCCGTGTAG
- the asnB gene encoding asparagine synthase B: MCSILGILDLQTDPADARSTAVRLSGLQRHRGPDWSGVYASDTAVLAHERLAIVDVMGGAQPLLNPEKTHALAVNGEIYNHRLLRQRLEQPFAFQTDSDCEVILALYRDHGADFLDDLVGIFAFVLVDETRGRYLIARDPMGVMPLYTGRDAGGTLYVASEMKALVPVCETIETFPPGHVWDSEVGEPVRYYSRDWMGYDAVADNSAEPLAVREALEAAVKRQLMTDVPYGVLLSGGLDSSIIAATAKRFADRRIEADGAQEAWWPHLHSFAIGLEGSPDLEAAQKVADHIGTEHHAFHFTVQEGLDALSDVVRHLETFDVTTIRAATPMYLMARRIRAMGIKMVLSGEGADEIFGGYLYFHKAPDARAFHEETVRKLDRLHLFDCLRANKAMAAWGIEARVPFLDQEFLDVAMRVAPEAKRPHSGRMEKHLLREAFESALPASVAWRQKEQFSDGVGYAWIDSLRAHADAQVSDADFAASGERFPIHTPDTKEGYFYRTLFESHFPLDTCALTVPSGKSVACSTPEALAWDASFADSADPSGRAVAGVHAQAY, translated from the coding sequence ATGTGCTCCATCCTCGGAATCCTCGACCTCCAGACGGACCCCGCCGATGCGCGGTCCACCGCCGTCCGCCTCTCCGGCCTCCAGCGCCACCGCGGCCCAGACTGGTCCGGCGTCTACGCGTCGGACACCGCCGTGCTCGCGCACGAGCGCCTCGCGATCGTCGACGTGATGGGCGGCGCGCAGCCGCTCCTCAACCCCGAGAAGACGCACGCGCTCGCCGTCAACGGCGAGATCTACAACCACCGCCTCTTGCGCCAGAGGCTGGAGCAGCCGTTCGCGTTCCAGACCGACTCGGACTGCGAGGTCATCCTCGCGCTCTACCGCGACCACGGCGCGGATTTCCTGGACGACCTGGTGGGCATCTTCGCGTTCGTGCTCGTCGACGAGACGCGCGGCCGCTACCTCATCGCGCGCGACCCGATGGGCGTGATGCCGCTCTACACCGGGCGCGACGCGGGAGGCACGCTCTACGTGGCCAGCGAGATGAAGGCGCTCGTGCCGGTCTGCGAGACCATCGAGACATTCCCGCCGGGGCACGTGTGGGACAGCGAGGTCGGCGAGCCGGTGCGGTACTATTCGCGCGATTGGATGGGCTACGACGCCGTCGCGGACAACTCCGCCGAGCCTCTGGCGGTGCGCGAGGCGCTGGAGGCCGCCGTCAAGCGCCAACTCATGACCGACGTGCCGTATGGCGTGCTCCTCTCGGGTGGGTTGGACTCGTCCATCATCGCCGCCACGGCCAAACGCTTCGCCGACCGGCGCATCGAGGCCGACGGTGCGCAAGAGGCCTGGTGGCCGCACCTCCACTCGTTCGCGATTGGCTTGGAGGGCAGCCCGGATCTGGAGGCGGCGCAGAAGGTGGCCGACCACATCGGGACCGAGCACCACGCCTTCCACTTCACCGTGCAGGAGGGCCTCGACGCGCTTTCGGACGTGGTGCGGCACCTCGAAACGTTTGACGTGACGACGATCCGCGCCGCCACACCGATGTACCTCATGGCGCGCCGCATCCGCGCGATGGGCATCAAGATGGTCCTCTCCGGCGAGGGCGCCGACGAGATCTTCGGTGGCTACCTCTACTTCCACAAAGCACCGGACGCGCGGGCCTTCCACGAGGAGACCGTCCGCAAGCTGGACCGCCTACACCTCTTCGACTGCCTCCGCGCCAACAAGGCGATGGCCGCATGGGGCATCGAAGCCCGCGTGCCGTTCCTGGATCAGGAGTTCCTCGACGTGGCCATGCGTGTGGCGCCAGAGGCCAAACGCCCGCACAGCGGTCGGATGGAAAAGCACCTCTTGCGCGAGGCGTTCGAGAGCGCACTTCCTGCGTCGGTCGCGTGGCGTCAGAAGGAGCAGTTCTCCGACGGCGTCGGCTACGCGTGGATCGACAGCCTCCGCGCCCACGCCGACGCGCAGGTCTCCGACGCGGACTTCGCGGCCTCTGGCGAGCGCTTCCCCATCCACACGCCGGATACCAAGGAGGGCTACTTCTACCGCACGCTGTTCGAGTCCCACTTCCCGCTCGACACCTGCGCGCTCACCGTGCCCAGCGGAAAGTCGGTCGCGTGCAGCACGCCAGAGGCCCTTGCGTGGGACGCCTCGTTCGCGGACTCGGCAGACCCCTCGGGCCGCGCCGTAGCCGGGGTGCACGCCCAGGCGTACTGA
- a CDS encoding M48 family metalloprotease, translating to MRLFVFALVFAAIPGCTCNPNSVNRGDLNLVSLDDEWELGRQLAAEVDAQVAPLADAEVEAYADAMGASLVAETELSDRAWTFTVIEDPAVNAFALPGGHVYIHSGLVAAAESEAELASVVAHEVAHVVARHSTERMVKAQGLSVVAGLVLGDDPGMIREIVAELIGQGVLARFSRTDETEADALGLRFMAEADYDPDGMAAMFETLLALRQRQPVLFERWFGTHPLSEDRVEAARAGAAEWDGSGWGGDPARFEAARRRVLARTPAAPLAM from the coding sequence GTGCGCCTTTTCGTCTTCGCCCTCGTTTTCGCGGCCATCCCCGGCTGCACCTGCAACCCCAACAGCGTCAACCGCGGCGACCTCAACCTCGTCTCGCTGGACGACGAGTGGGAACTGGGCCGCCAACTCGCCGCCGAGGTCGACGCGCAGGTGGCGCCTCTGGCGGACGCCGAGGTAGAGGCGTACGCCGACGCGATGGGCGCCAGCCTCGTGGCTGAGACCGAGCTGTCCGACCGCGCGTGGACGTTTACGGTGATCGAGGACCCGGCGGTCAACGCGTTCGCGCTCCCGGGAGGGCACGTGTACATCCACAGCGGCCTTGTCGCGGCGGCGGAAAGCGAGGCGGAACTGGCGAGCGTGGTCGCGCACGAGGTGGCGCACGTGGTGGCGCGGCACAGCACGGAGCGGATGGTGAAGGCGCAGGGACTGAGCGTCGTCGCGGGGCTCGTGCTGGGCGACGATCCCGGCATGATCCGCGAGATCGTCGCCGAACTCATCGGGCAGGGTGTGCTGGCCCGGTTTTCGCGCACGGACGAGACCGAAGCCGACGCGCTCGGCCTCCGCTTTATGGCCGAGGCGGACTACGACCCCGACGGCATGGCGGCCATGTTCGAGACGCTGCTCGCGCTGCGCCAGAGGCAGCCGGTGCTGTTCGAGCGCTGGTTCGGTACGCACCCGCTGAGCGAGGACCGCGTCGAAGCGGCTCGCGCTGGCGCGGCCGAGTGGGACGGCTCGGGCTGGGGCGGCGACCCGGCGCGCTTCGAGGCCGCCCGCCGGCGCGTGCTCGCGCGGACCCCAGCAGCGCCTCTGGCGATGTAG
- a CDS encoding VOC family protein, translating to MPTHHSLDYVEFTVRDLAEAKRFYADAFGWAFTDYGPTYAGIQGAEREVGGMEQTEAPRASGGGALAILYSDDLEASLEAVEASGGTVSKAIFSFPGGRRFHFLDPSGNELAVWTLA from the coding sequence ATGCCCACACACCATTCTCTCGACTACGTCGAGTTCACCGTCCGCGACCTCGCCGAGGCCAAGCGGTTCTACGCCGACGCCTTTGGCTGGGCGTTTACCGACTACGGCCCGACGTACGCCGGCATTCAAGGCGCGGAGCGCGAGGTCGGCGGGATGGAGCAGACCGAGGCCCCGCGGGCCTCTGGCGGCGGCGCCCTCGCGATCCTCTACTCGGACGACCTGGAGGCCAGCCTGGAAGCGGTCGAGGCCTCTGGCGGGACCGTCTCGAAGGCCATCTTCAGCTTTCCCGGCGGGCGCCGCTTCCATTTTCTCGACCCCAGCGGCAACGAGCTCGCCGTGTGGACGCTCGCCTAA
- a CDS encoding DUF779 domain-containing protein yields MSTPRVLVTPEAEAVIDQLRETHGPLMFHQSGGCCDGSSPMCYAEGDFRLGRSDVKLGEIHGVPFYMERSQFEYWKHTQLTVDVKPGRGSSFSIEIPLGLRFLIDSRLYTEEEAEQLTPVERVDA; encoded by the coding sequence ATGTCTACCCCCCGAGTCCTCGTCACGCCAGAGGCCGAAGCCGTCATCGACCAGCTCCGCGAGACGCACGGCCCGCTCATGTTCCACCAGTCCGGCGGATGCTGCGACGGCTCCTCGCCGATGTGCTACGCCGAAGGCGACTTCCGCCTCGGCCGCTCGGATGTGAAGCTCGGCGAGATCCACGGCGTCCCGTTCTACATGGAGCGCTCCCAGTTCGAGTACTGGAAGCACACCCAACTCACCGTCGACGTGAAGCCGGGCCGCGGCTCCAGCTTTTCGATCGAGATCCCGCTCGGGTTGCGCTTCCTCATCGACTCCCGTCTCTACACCGAGGAGGAGGCCGAGCAACTCACGCCCGTCGAGCGCGTGGACGCGTAG